The DNA sequence GTTGGGGGCGGGGAGAGCTGTGCTCCGAGCCCACCCACTCGGAATCGTGGCAGAAACAATGCGTTCAGGGGACGTCTTCGGCTCCCTGTGTCCGGCAGTTTTGATCGCGTCGTCCCGAGGGGGTCCGCGAGCACGTCCGTGAAGGACTCACCAGCACACTCGTTGCCGCCACGTGCGGATCGTACGCGGCTTTTCCAGGTGTCCACGCACGCCCACCGCCTCAACGCCCCCGAAGGGTACGGATCTTCCCGGGTGCCTCGCCCTACCAGCGGAACGTGCGCATGCGCATGGCGTGGCGCAGCCGGGCCGCCTTGGCGCGGCGTGGCTGGACACGGTCCCGCAGCGCGCGGGCCTCGGCGAGCTCCCGCAGGAACTGTGCCCGGCGGCGACGGCGCGCGGAGTCGGCTTCCTCCTGCGCGGTGTCCGCCGGGGACTCACGGTCAGGCATAGGCACACCACCCCCGGTACGTCCCTCCCACTTTCCCTCCGACGGGCGGTTTGATGCCGGCGCAAGGGTTAAGTGATGGCCCTGGGGTTGCTGCGTGTGAGGACGCTCGGCATACCGGGCCCGGTTACTGTTGTGGACATGCGTCTCCACGTCGTCGACCATCCCCTGGTCGCCCACAAGCTCACCGCGCTGCGCGACCAGCGCACCGACTCCGCGACCTTCCGCCGGCTCGCCGACGAACTGGTCACCCTGCTCGCCTACGAGGCCACGCGGGACGTGCGCACCGAAGCGGTCGACATCACGACCCCGGTCACCGACACCACCGGCGTCAAGCTCTCCTACCCGCGCCCCCTCGTGGTGCCGATCCTGCGCGCCGGCCTCGGCATGCTGGACGGCATGGTCCGGCTGCTGCCGACCGCCGAGGTGGGCTTCCTGGGCATGATCCGCAACGAGGAGACGCTCCAGGCCTCCACGTACGCCACGCGCATGCCGGAGGACCTCTCGGGCCGTCAGGTCTACGTCCTGGACCCGATGCTCGCCACCGGCGGCACGCTGGTCGCGGCGATCCAGGAGCTCATCAAGCGCGGCGCCGACGACGTCACGGCCGTGGTGCTGCTGGCCGCCCCCGAGGGCGTCGAGCTCATGGAACGCGAGCTGGCGGGCACCCCGGTGACGGTCGTGACGGCCGCCGTCGACGACCACCTCAACGAGCACGGGTACATCGTGCCGGGGCTCGGGGACGCGGGGGACCGCCTGTACGGCGCCGCCGAGTAGCCCTACCGGGCTGCCGAACGGGCCCCACGAGGCTGAGTGGCCCTGCTTTCCCTCAGCAGCTCTTCTTGCCGGTGGGCGTCGGCTCGGGGTTGGCCAGCGCGGCCAGCGCCTTGTCGGCGTCCGCCTTCTTCGCGAGCTCCTTGAAGCCGTTGCCGATGATCAGGTCGACGGCCGGGCCCTTGCGCGCGGCGTCGGTGCGGCGCTCTGCGGTGCCGAGCTGGGTGCCCAGGACGGGCAGCGCGGTGTCCAGGGACGACGACGGGCCGAGCAGCAGCCCGGTGCCCTTGACCTTCTTGTCGAACTCCTTGGCCGCGTTGCCCACGTCGCCGATCTTGAAGCCGCGCTTCTTCAGCTCGTCCGCGGTCTGCTTGGCGAGGCCGCTGCGGGTCGTGGCGTTGAACACGTTGACGGTGATCCCGCCCGGCTTGGGCAGGGCCGCCGCGGCGGTGGCCGAGGGCGTGGCCCGGGACCCGCAGTCGGCCTTCGGACCGGCCGCCGAGGCCTTTCCGCCGTCGGTGAAGACATCGATGAGCTGCAGAGTGCCCCAGCCGATCATGCCTAGTACGGCGGCCGAGGCGACGGTGAGGACGACGAGCCTGCCGCGCCGCCGCGGACGGCGCATTCGCGGGTACTTGTCCCCCTTGATCCGGTACTGGCCGCCCATGCCCGGGGGAGTCAGCATGCTCATGGGCGCAGCGTAGTGCGCCCGAGCGGCAATGCCTACTAGATGATCATTCGATACCGCCCGGTCCAACCCGAAAGGGCCAACAAGTGGCGCCCGGGAGTGGTCCGGCCCCGGTTTCAGTCCAGTTCGAGGACGCGCGCGTGCAGCACCTGGCGCTGCTGGAGCGCCGCGCGCACCGCGCGGTGCAGGCCGTCCTCCAGATACAGGTCGCCCTGCCACTTCACGACGTGCGCGAAGAGGTCGCCGTAGAACGTCGAGTCCTCGGCGAGCAGGGTTTCCAGATCGAGCTGGCCCTTGGTCGTCACGAGCTGATCGAGGCGGACCGGGCGCGGCGCGACGTCCGCCCACTGCCGGGTGCTTTCCCGGCCGTGGTCGGGGTACGGCCGGCCGTTTCCGATGCGCTTGAAGATCACACGGAAAGCCTACCGGTCAAGACCTTCCGGGCGCAGCCATGGCGGCGCAGTGCGACGCTGGAAAAGCCGGGGCAAACGGAATGAATCGGCAAAGATCGAGACGGCGACGGCCAGATCGACGGGCAGGCGGGGTGGTGCGACGGGTTGCTCCGAACGGGGGTACGTCGGAAATTTCAGTGGGCGGAGGTCTGGCATGAGCGAGCGAGAGAGCAGGGCCAAGGGCGGGCCGGGGACCGTGTCGTCGGCCGGGGCCGCCGGGACGCGGGGCACTGCCGCCGCGCTGCCGCAGGAGGCCCTGGAGATCGCCGCCGGGTATGCCTTCGGCGGCCCCGCCCTCGATCTGGGCGCCCTGCTCTGGGACGGCCGGTGCCTGCCCGACGCGCAGGTCCGGGTGCCGTTGCCCATGCTGAACCGGCACGGCCTGGTCGCGGGCGCCACCGGCACCGGCAAGACCAAGACGCTCCAGCTGATCGCCGAGCAGCTGTCGGCGCAGGGTGTGCCGGTGTTCCTGGCGGACATCAAGGGCGACCTGTCCGGGGTCGCGGCGCCGGGCCAGGCGAACGACAAGGTGCGCTCACGTGCCGCCGAGGTCCACCAGGAGTGGGCGGCGACCGGCTTCCCCGCCGAGTTCTACGCCCTCGGGGGCATCGGCCACGGCATTCCCGTACGGGCCACGGTCACCAGCTTCGGTCCGGTCCTGCTGTCCAAGGTGCTCCGGCTCAACCAGACCCAGGAGCAGTCCCTCGGCCTGATCTTCCACTACGCCGACACCAAGGGCCTGGAGCTGGTCGACCTCAAGGACCTCAGGGCGGTCGTCGCCTTCCTCACTTCGGACGAGGGCAAGGGGGAGCTCAGGAACATCGGCGGGCTCTCGACCGCCACCGCCGGGGTGATCCTGCGCTCCCTGACCGCCTTCGAGGCGCAGGGCATGGCGGACTTCTTCGGGGAGCCGGAGTTCGACACGAGCGAGTTCCTGCGGACGGCATCCGACGGGCGGGGCGTCGTGTCGGTCCTCGAACTGGCCGCCGTGCAGGACAGACCGCAGCTGTTCTCGACGTTCCTGATGTGGCTGCTCGCGGACCTCTTCCACGACCTGCCCGAGGTCGGGGACGCCGACAAGCCGAAGCTCGTGTTCTTCTTCGACGAGGCGCATCTGCTGTTCGACGACGCGTCCAAGGCCTTCCTGGACTCGATCGCGCAGACCGTGCGGCTGATTCGCTCGAAAGGGGTCGGCGTCTTCTTCGTGACGCAGACGCCGAAGGACGTCCCCGCCGATGTGCTCGGCCAGCTCGGCAACCGCATCCAGCACGCACTGCGCGCCTTCACGCCGGACGATCAGAAGGCGCTCAAGGCCACGGTGAAGACCTTCCCCAACTCGGCGTACGACCTGGAGGAACTCCTCACCGGCCTCGGCACCGGCGAGGCCGTGGTGACGGTGCTCAGCGAGAGGGGCGCCCCGACCCCGGTCGCCGCGACGCGGCTGCGGGCCCCCGAGTCGCTGATGGGGCCGGTCGAGGCCGGCGCGCTGGAGCGGGCGGTGACGGCGTCCGCGCTGTACGGGCGGTATGCACAGGCTGTGGACAGGGAGTCGGCGTACGAGCGGCTCCAGACGTCCCGCGGCGCGAAGGGTCCGGACGAGATGCGCGAGGCCACGGCGGCCGGGGAGCGCAGGGGCCGGCGGCAGGAGCGGGAGGAGCGGGGTGAGCGGAAGGAGCAGCCTTCCGTCGTCGAGCAGGTCGTCGGGAGCGGCATGTTCAAGTCCCTCGCCCGGTCGCTCGGTTCGCAGATCGGGCGGGAGATCACCCGGTCGGTCTTCGGCACGGCGCGGCGGAGGCGGTAGCCCCGCAGACCGGTGGACCCGGTGGGGCCCGCCTCCGCCGCGCCCGTGTCAGCCGCGCCCCCGTTCCTTCGGGGCGTGCTGCGGCTTCTCCTTCTGCGGCTGCGGCTTCGGCGTGTTGCGTACGGATTCCGCGCGCAGCAGGGCGCGCAGGACGGCGTAGTGGTCGGTGGGCATGGCTGTGCTCCTTGTGGCTCCTTGTTGCCGTACTGACTGACCTCGTCGCGGGGGTCTGTCAGCAGCGCAGGACCACAGTGCGCAGGACGTGTGTGAGATACGGCGGCCGTGGCGGCTCGGCAGGCGTCGGGCCCGCCCGGACGCATCGCGCGGGCTTCGGCTGCGGGTCGGTACCCGACCGTGCCGGGCGTACGGCGCTGCGCCGGTCGCCGCGGGCCGCCGGCCGCAGGGCCGTGTCGAGGACGTCGTGCTCGGCGACCTCGCCCAAGGCGCCCGCCACGACGGGCAGGGCGTGTGCCTGAGCGTGCGCGCCCGGCACCAGCAGCGCGAGCAGCAGCACGAGGACCCGCAGCCAGGCGCGGCTGCGCGAGGGGCGGCGTGCGGTACTCGCGGTACTCACGGAAGGTCATCTCCCCGGGTGCCGTACGGCGTTCATCCCGTTCGGGGTGAGATACGCCCGCACGGCGTACTGATCCGCGGCGCGTCTCACAGCTCGTGCGGGACCTGGCGCGCCCGCTTGCGCATCCGGATTCCGATGACGATCTCGACGGCACCGACCGCCACCAGCCAGCACCCACCGAGCAGCATCAGCACGGTGACCGACTCGATCGGGGAGTCGATCAGCACGATTCCGCCGACGACGGTGACGACGCCGAGGAAGATCTGCCAGCCGCGGGCCGGCATGGACTTGTCGGAGGCGGCGGCCAGGGTCTGGGTGACGCCACGGAAGAGCCAGCCGATGCCGATCCACAGGGCGAGCAGCAAGATCGACTGCATCGGGCGGCGGAAGCAGAACAGGCCGAGGAGGACCGACACGGTGCCGCTGACGAAGGCCAGCACCCGCAGCGAGGTCGTCCGGTGCGTGCCGAACGCGGAGACCAGCTGGAAGACGCCGCTGATCAGGAGGTAGAGGCCGAAGAGGACCCCGGAGACGAAGAGCGGGGCATCCGGCCAGACCAGGACCAGGATGCCCAGCACCAGCGAGCAGACCCCGGTGCCCAGCACGACCTGCCAGGCGGCCCGGGACAGGACGTGCAGGGGCCCCTCGAAGGCGGGCTCGGCCTCCCGCGCCGCCCCCGCCCCGGGCGGATGCCCCGCATGAACCCGCCGGTCGTCATAGTCCCGGCCCCCGAGGGGGCCACCCGGTGACTCGGTCATGCTCCATGCTGGGAACGTCCCCGTTCCGCCCGCCATTCGGGGCGGTCCAGTCGGCTGACGGCCGGTCGCTCGCCGTGGCCGGGGGCTGCTGCCGCGCCGCCTACTTCCGCGCCGCCTTCGCCGCCGCCTTCATCTCCTGCTTGTGCGCGCGCACCTTGGTCAGGGACTCGGGGCCCGTGATGTCGGCGACGGAGCGGAAGGCCTGCGGCTCGCCGTACGCGCCCGCGGCCTCCTGCCAGCCCGCGGGGCGCACGCCCAGTTGCTTGCCGAGGAGGGCGAGGAAGATCTGGGCCTTCTGCTTGCCGAAGCCGGGCAGGTCCTCCAGGCGGCGCAGCAGTTCACGGCCGTCGGTGACGCCCTTCCAGACGAGCTCGGCCTCCCCGTCGTAGTGCTCGACGAGGTACTGGCACAGCTGCTGGATCCGCTTGGCCATGGAGCCCGGGTAGCGGTGCACGGCCGGTTTCTCGGACAGCAGGGCCACGAAGGCGTCGGGGTCCTGCGCCGCGATGTCGTGCGCGTCGAGGTCGTCCGCGCCGAGCCGGTCCGCGATCGTGCGGGGCCCCTTGAACGCCCACTCCATCGGAACCTGCTGGTCCAGCAGCATGCCGACCAGCGCGGCGAGCGGGCTGCGGCCGAGGAGTGCGTCGGCCTCGGGGTCCTGTGCGAGATGCAGGGTGACGTCCATGACCCCGATCATCCCGCGCGCGCCGACCGGACGCGCGCGGGGGCAGGGACGCGCAAGGGGTCCGCGTCCCTGCCCGGTCAGGGGCGCCAGTACCCCAGCGCGTTCACCCGCTGCTTCGGCAGGCCCAGTTCCTTGCGGACGTAGGAGGTCAGGGCGCGGGTCGTCGCTGTGTCGCAGGCGATCCAGACGTACGGCTCCGCGGTGCTCTTGAGGAGGTCGGGCAGGGCCTCCTTCACCTGGGTGACCAGGTGGGCCCCGGCGTCGCGCCTGGGCAGGGTCCGTACGTCGTGCCGGGCCTCGGCCGTCCGGAAGGGCAGGCCGTCACGCTCGCCCTCGAACCACACCGTCGCCGGCGCGGAGTCCAGGGCCGAGAGGAGGGAGTTGAGGGCGGGGAGGGAGGCCGTGTCCGCGATGGCGAAGACGTGGGAGGGGGCCGGGTCGGGTTGGGTGAAGTCCGTGCCGTGGACGGTCGCCTCGATCGTGTCGCCGGGCTGCGCCGCCCGCGCCCAGTCGCTCGCGCACCCCTCGTGCAGGGCGAACTCCAGGCTGAAGGTGCCGGCCTCCGGGTCGGCGTCGACCAGGGTGTACGCGCGCTGGTGCGGCTTGCCCGCGTTGTCGAACCACAGCCGGACCCACATCGTGGGATGGACGCCGGTCACCGCGAGCATGCCGCCGTCCTCGAGGTGGACGCGGCGGTACTGCGGCGTCACGTCCTCGGCGCCCGTCACCGTGAACACGAAGTCCTTGGCGCGCAGCAGCTTCAGGACCGCGCCCTCCCAGCCGTGCCCCTGCCCCATGGTGTCTTCACCCTTCGCGTACGATTCCCGCACCAATAACTTAGGGAAGCCTAACCTAAAACAAAGGAGGGGCACAGGTGACCGGCGAGATCTTCCGTGATGCCTGGGGCATACCGCATCTCCGCGCCGACGGAGCGAGGGAACTCGCCCGGGTCCAGGGCCGCGTCACCGCCCTGGACCGGGCCTGGCAGCTGGAGGTGGAGCGGCACCGGTCCCAGGGCACGTCCGCGTCCTTCCTCGGCGCCGAGGCCCTGCCCTGGGACCGGTTCGTCAGACGGGCCCGCCTCGACGACACGGCGAGACGTTGTTTCGACGCGTTGGAAAGACGGGACCCGGAGACGTCGGAGTGGGTGCGGGCGTACGTCGACGGGGTCAACGAGAGTCTGGCCGAAGGCGCCCGCCGCAGCCCGGAGTTCGCGCGGGCCGGGCTCGCCCCCGGCCGCTGGGAACCCTGGACCCCGCTCGGCATCTGGCTCGGCATCCACATCCTCTTCGCGGGCTTCCCGGCCAAGCTCTGGCGTGAGCAGGTCGTACGGCATCTCGGCGCCGACGCGGTCGGGCTGTTCGCCGCCGACGGGCCCGCGACCTCCGGCAGCAACGGCTGGCTGGTGAGCGGGGAACGGACCGTCACCGGACACGCGATCATCGCCGGCGACCCGCACCGCTTCATCGAGGAGCCCGGGGTCTACCAGCAGATCCACCTCTCCTGCCCCGAGTTCGACGTCATCGGCCTCGCCGTCCCCGGCGTCCCCGGCATCGCCCACTTCGGCCACACCGGCACGGTCGCCTGGGCCATCACCAACGCCATGGCCGACTACCAGGACCTGTACCGGGAGCGGCTGCGGCGCACGGGTGCGGGCGTGGAGGCCCTGGACCCGGACGGGGTCTGGCGGCGGGCGGTGCGGCACAACGAGGTCGTGGCGGTCGCGGGGGAGGAGCCGGTCGAGGTCGAGGTGATCGAGACGGAGCGGGGGCCGGTGATCATCGGAGGGCCGGAAGGGTTGTCCGAGGGGGTGCCGGACGGGCTGTCCGAAGGGTTGGCCGAGGGGGTGCCGGACGGGCTGTCCGAAGGGTTGGCCGAGGGGTCGCAGGACGGGCTGTCCGAAGAGTTGTTGCAGGAAGGTTTCTCCGCCGGGCACGTCCTGGCCGACGGCCCCCTCGCCGTCACCCTCCGCTACCCGCCCCGCGTCACCGCCGACCTCGGCTTCAGTGCTCTCCTCCCCCTCCTCCGCGCCCGCAGCGTCACCGACGTCGACCGGGCCGTCGACCTGTGGGCCGAGCCCGTCAACGTCGTCCAGGCCGCCGACACCGAGGGCGGCCTGCTGCACCGCGTCGCCGGGAAGGTGCCGGTGCGCTCCGAGGCCAACCGCACCCGGCTCGTGCCCGCCTGGCAGCCCGGCCACGACTGGGGCGGCTGGCACGAGACGCCCCGCGGCGGCCTCACCGACGGCGTCGCCGCCATGGCCAACCAGCGCGGCCTCGCCGCACCCCTGGGCGTCGAGTTCGCCCCGCCCCATCGCGCCGACCGCATCACGGCCCTGCTGGGCGAGCAGGACCACTGGTCGGCCGCCGACATGCCGGCGATCCACATGGACACCCAACTCGCCTCCGCGGAACCCTTGTTGGGGGTGCTTCGTGCCCTCGAAACCCTCACCCCCGCGGCTGCCCGCATCCGCCGGACCCTCCTCGCCTGGGACCGCCGCATGGACGCGGACAGCGTGGCCGCGGCCGGGTACGCGGCGGTGCGCGGTGCGGTCGTACGGCGACTCGCCGCGCACCCGGCATTCGCCGCGCTGTCCGCCCCGCCCGCCTACCCGGAGGTACTCCTCCCCTGGCTGGCCC is a window from the Streptomyces sp. NBC_00299 genome containing:
- a CDS encoding siderophore-interacting protein translates to MGQGHGWEGAVLKLLRAKDFVFTVTGAEDVTPQYRRVHLEDGGMLAVTGVHPTMWVRLWFDNAGKPHQRAYTLVDADPEAGTFSLEFALHEGCASDWARAAQPGDTIEATVHGTDFTQPDPAPSHVFAIADTASLPALNSLLSALDSAPATVWFEGERDGLPFRTAEARHDVRTLPRRDAGAHLVTQVKEALPDLLKSTAEPYVWIACDTATTRALTSYVRKELGLPKQRVNALGYWRP
- a CDS encoding LytR C-terminal domain-containing protein — encoded protein: MGGQYRIKGDKYPRMRRPRRRGRLVVLTVASAAVLGMIGWGTLQLIDVFTDGGKASAAGPKADCGSRATPSATAAAALPKPGGITVNVFNATTRSGLAKQTADELKKRGFKIGDVGNAAKEFDKKVKGTGLLLGPSSSLDTALPVLGTQLGTAERRTDAARKGPAVDLIIGNGFKELAKKADADKALAALANPEPTPTGKKSC
- a CDS encoding penicillin acylase family protein, yielding MTGEIFRDAWGIPHLRADGARELARVQGRVTALDRAWQLEVERHRSQGTSASFLGAEALPWDRFVRRARLDDTARRCFDALERRDPETSEWVRAYVDGVNESLAEGARRSPEFARAGLAPGRWEPWTPLGIWLGIHILFAGFPAKLWREQVVRHLGADAVGLFAADGPATSGSNGWLVSGERTVTGHAIIAGDPHRFIEEPGVYQQIHLSCPEFDVIGLAVPGVPGIAHFGHTGTVAWAITNAMADYQDLYRERLRRTGAGVEALDPDGVWRRAVRHNEVVAVAGEEPVEVEVIETERGPVIIGGPEGLSEGVPDGLSEGLAEGVPDGLSEGLAEGSQDGLSEELLQEGFSAGHVLADGPLAVTLRYPPRVTADLGFSALLPLLRARSVTDVDRAVDLWAEPVNVVQAADTEGGLLHRVAGKVPVRSEANRTRLVPAWQPGHDWGGWHETPRGGLTDGVAAMANQRGLAAPLGVEFAPPHRADRITALLGEQDHWSAADMPAIHMDTQLASAEPLLGVLRALETLTPAAARIRRTLLAWDRRMDADSVAAAGYAAVRGAVVRRLAAHPAFAALSAPPAYPEVLLPWLALLPRVGFALEHLLRAEELYGIDRAEIVREAVEEVAAATAGQLTGTWGDTHRLAPWRALPTGPYDGPGLSGDHDCVLCTSAVPGLTDLSARGPAARYVWDLADREASRWVVPLGASGIPASPHHRDQLPLWVGGDLVPVVTDFTEFEKESDV
- the upp gene encoding uracil phosphoribosyltransferase: MRLHVVDHPLVAHKLTALRDQRTDSATFRRLADELVTLLAYEATRDVRTEAVDITTPVTDTTGVKLSYPRPLVVPILRAGLGMLDGMVRLLPTAEVGFLGMIRNEETLQASTYATRMPEDLSGRQVYVLDPMLATGGTLVAAIQELIKRGADDVTAVVLLAAPEGVELMERELAGTPVTVVTAAVDDHLNEHGYIVPGLGDAGDRLYGAAE
- a CDS encoding HhH-GPD-type base excision DNA repair protein, which codes for MDVTLHLAQDPEADALLGRSPLAALVGMLLDQQVPMEWAFKGPRTIADRLGADDLDAHDIAAQDPDAFVALLSEKPAVHRYPGSMAKRIQQLCQYLVEHYDGEAELVWKGVTDGRELLRRLEDLPGFGKQKAQIFLALLGKQLGVRPAGWQEAAGAYGEPQAFRSVADITGPESLTKVRAHKQEMKAAAKAARK
- a CDS encoding HdeD family acid-resistance protein; the encoded protein is MTESPGGPLGGRDYDDRRVHAGHPPGAGAAREAEPAFEGPLHVLSRAAWQVVLGTGVCSLVLGILVLVWPDAPLFVSGVLFGLYLLISGVFQLVSAFGTHRTTSLRVLAFVSGTVSVLLGLFCFRRPMQSILLLALWIGIGWLFRGVTQTLAAASDKSMPARGWQIFLGVVTVVGGIVLIDSPIESVTVLMLLGGCWLVAVGAVEIVIGIRMRKRARQVPHEL
- a CDS encoding type II toxin-antitoxin system VapB family antitoxin, producing the protein MIFKRIGNGRPYPDHGRESTRQWADVAPRPVRLDQLVTTKGQLDLETLLAEDSTFYGDLFAHVVKWQGDLYLEDGLHRAVRAALQQRQVLHARVLELD
- a CDS encoding helicase HerA-like domain-containing protein, encoding MSERESRAKGGPGTVSSAGAAGTRGTAAALPQEALEIAAGYAFGGPALDLGALLWDGRCLPDAQVRVPLPMLNRHGLVAGATGTGKTKTLQLIAEQLSAQGVPVFLADIKGDLSGVAAPGQANDKVRSRAAEVHQEWAATGFPAEFYALGGIGHGIPVRATVTSFGPVLLSKVLRLNQTQEQSLGLIFHYADTKGLELVDLKDLRAVVAFLTSDEGKGELRNIGGLSTATAGVILRSLTAFEAQGMADFFGEPEFDTSEFLRTASDGRGVVSVLELAAVQDRPQLFSTFLMWLLADLFHDLPEVGDADKPKLVFFFDEAHLLFDDASKAFLDSIAQTVRLIRSKGVGVFFVTQTPKDVPADVLGQLGNRIQHALRAFTPDDQKALKATVKTFPNSAYDLEELLTGLGTGEAVVTVLSERGAPTPVAATRLRAPESLMGPVEAGALERAVTASALYGRYAQAVDRESAYERLQTSRGAKGPDEMREATAAGERRGRRQEREERGERKEQPSVVEQVVGSGMFKSLARSLGSQIGREITRSVFGTARRRR